One genomic window of Caldivirga maquilingensis IC-167 includes the following:
- a CDS encoding IS607 family transposase — MDEKLLPPGEVCRRLGIHYVTLKRWIYSSRIRAVRTPSGRWMIPESEIEKIISGEVEAKEVKAIIYARVSSSDQRNDLERQIQYLTQYCSAKGYEIVDVLRDVASGLRTNRRDLLKLFNYVVNGQVDVVVVTYKDRLTGFGFEYLGYFFKQYGVGIEVAYGEEPKFTGKLYGMRSRRRKKLIGGFRKVLEEVEENG; from the coding sequence ATGGATGAGAAGCTGTTACCTCCAGGGGAGGTATGCAGACGGCTGGGTATTCATTATGTTACTTTGAAGAGGTGGATTTATTCTAGTAGGATAAGGGCTGTTAGAACTCCTAGTGGTAGATGGATGATACCTGAGAGTGAAATAGAGAAAATCATTAGTGGAGAGGTAGAGGCAAAGGAGGTTAAAGCCATTATCTATGCTCGCGTTAGCTCTTCAGACCAGAGGAACGATCTAGAGAGACAGATTCAGTACCTCACCCAGTACTGTTCTGCTAAAGGGTATGAGATTGTGGATGTTCTAAGAGATGTAGCCAGTGGTCTCAGGACCAATCGTAGAGATTTATTGAAGCTCTTCAACTACGTTGTTAATGGGCAAGTAGATGTTGTAGTCGTAACCTATAAGGACAGACTCACTGGATTTGGGTTTGAATACCTAGGATACTTCTTCAAGCAGTACGGTGTTGGGATAGAGGTTGCCTATGGCGAAGAACCTAAATTCACCGGCAAACTCTACGGTATGAGAAGCCGTAGAAGAAAGAAGCTTATTGGGGGCTTCAGGAAAGTCCTAGAGGAGGTTGAGGAAAAT
- a CDS encoding N-glycosylase/DNA lyase — translation MEVSEERVIKLSTVLRELSLSDVLAFEERDPQFIVVKELCTALNNPGLVAVLVAMNSIVSYMLTGRGERHWSYFSEYFSHNKPSDLCRDFKAYVVKSPYLARGREVKVDRIDRFCRAKLHERLMGLTNLNEAWSLLAGGLHSPINSKTIVFAVKMLYYAYRACGINVKPPEDLPIPVDYRIATLTKCSGLINAEAKVLAAKQNLVQETWGRVAELSGIPQVNLDALLWVIGGALIYSNFNVNSALRKLMEDSLIPPGKATVFKELVTELSRECSRGAETFKYNNS, via the coding sequence GTGGAGGTAAGTGAGGAGAGGGTCATTAAGCTAAGCACTGTGTTAAGGGAATTAAGCCTAAGCGATGTATTAGCCTTCGAGGAGAGGGATCCACAATTCATTGTTGTTAAGGAACTGTGCACGGCATTAAATAACCCAGGACTTGTGGCGGTATTGGTTGCTATGAACTCCATTGTAAGCTACATGTTAACCGGCAGGGGGGAGAGGCATTGGAGCTACTTCAGTGAATACTTCAGTCATAATAAGCCTAGTGACCTATGTAGGGATTTTAAGGCATACGTGGTGAAAAGCCCCTACTTGGCGAGGGGTAGGGAAGTTAAGGTTGATAGGATTGATAGGTTCTGTAGGGCTAAACTCCATGAAAGGTTAATGGGTTTAACTAATTTAAATGAGGCATGGAGTCTCTTAGCCGGTGGACTACATTCACCCATTAATAGTAAGACCATAGTCTTCGCAGTTAAGATGCTTTACTACGCCTACAGGGCATGTGGTATTAACGTAAAACCCCCTGAGGATTTACCAATACCAGTGGATTACAGGATAGCTACCTTGACTAAGTGCAGCGGTTTAATTAATGCTGAGGCTAAGGTGCTTGCGGCTAAGCAGAACCTAGTACAGGAGACTTGGGGAAGGGTTGCGGAGCTCTCTGGGATACCTCAAGTTAACCTTGATGCGCTACTATGGGTTATTGGTGGCGCATTAATATACAGTAACTTCAACGTTAATTCAGCCCTACGTAAGTTAATGGAGGATTCATTAATACCACCAGGTAAGGCTACTGTTTTTAAGGAGCTAGTGACTGAATTAAGTAGAGAATGCTCAAGAGGGGCAGAAACGTTTAAATATAACAATTCATAA
- a CDS encoding M50 family metallopeptidase: MNISPLVWFVVAWFVFIGLVKLLLGNRVRIYYYIALMARSSGVERVLRPLADLIEGVPAIVIFVIVVVFFALAMVYAVPVLLPMPIQVIGELVGFVPSFIRILGINIAATVSVLTSLHTVSGQQAATQLVQSRFTPATPLIPGVTISVNVFIIVLIAIGISILVHEVSHGIVALRYGGRIKSGGVFLSLFILYGGFVEVDEVDLRKRAGLRGVLAMLSAGVFANMILSIIAIGLMYLALIPALQPYLSGIVITSIVKDSPAFYANIPANSLLLAVNGKPIISSLTLLYVLEGLKPGSQVTLTILHSGIIHTYTIVTSSNPSDPSLPFIGITIGDRLFYQFIYWLWTINVVIILLNTMPAWPLDGGQFLYHILLSIPGFKEDWANWIMYIISAALWVLFVFTLLVSLSSGLWRIAVTPP; this comes from the coding sequence ATGAACATATCACCATTAGTGTGGTTCGTGGTTGCTTGGTTCGTCTTCATTGGGTTAGTTAAGCTTTTACTGGGGAATAGGGTTAGGATTTACTACTACATTGCTTTAATGGCTAGGAGCAGTGGTGTTGAGAGGGTTCTTAGGCCCCTGGCTGATTTAATAGAGGGTGTTCCTGCAATAGTCATATTCGTGATTGTTGTGGTATTCTTCGCATTAGCCATGGTTTACGCGGTACCAGTCCTATTGCCTATGCCTATTCAGGTTATAGGTGAATTAGTGGGCTTTGTACCATCATTCATTAGAATACTGGGTATTAACATAGCCGCAACTGTAAGCGTCCTAACGAGCCTACACACTGTATCAGGTCAACAGGCGGCAACTCAATTGGTGCAGAGTAGGTTCACACCAGCCACACCGTTAATACCTGGTGTCACAATTAGCGTTAACGTGTTCATAATAGTGTTAATAGCCATAGGCATAAGTATACTTGTTCACGAAGTCTCCCACGGCATAGTTGCACTTAGGTATGGGGGTAGGATAAAGTCAGGTGGCGTATTCCTATCACTCTTCATACTCTACGGTGGTTTCGTTGAAGTTGATGAGGTTGACCTTAGGAAGAGGGCTGGGTTAAGGGGTGTGTTAGCCATGTTATCCGCAGGGGTTTTCGCCAACATGATCCTATCAATAATTGCCATAGGCCTAATGTACCTAGCCCTAATACCGGCGCTTCAACCATACTTATCAGGAATAGTCATAACGAGTATTGTTAAGGATTCACCAGCCTTCTACGCCAACATACCGGCCAATAGCCTACTCCTCGCAGTAAATGGGAAGCCTATAATATCATCACTGACTTTACTTTACGTGCTTGAGGGCCTTAAGCCAGGTAGTCAAGTCACCTTAACGATACTTCACTCAGGCATAATACACACCTACACGATAGTCACCTCCAGTAACCCAAGTGACCCAAGCCTGCCCTTCATAGGCATTACCATTGGTGACAGGTTATTTTACCAATTCATATACTGGCTATGGACAATAAACGTGGTTATAATACTACTTAACACCATGCCCGCGTGGCCTCTTGATGGTGGCCAATTCCTATACCACATACTCTTAAGCATACCTGGATTTAAGGAGGATTGGGCTAATTGGATTATGTACATCATTAGCGCTGCCTTATGGGTCCTCTTCGTATTCACACTACTAGTAAGCTTATCATCAGGTCTCTGGAGGATTGCGGTGACCCCACCGTGA
- a CDS encoding 2-hydroxyacid dehydrogenase: MGYCVYLTRSTFPKLLYDTLRNAGFDLEVWDNKGHGMWDRAAAPPRDVLRDAASRCDALVVTIGDRVDDYVLSNAKVKVIATYSVGYDHIDLDAATRRGIPVGYTPEVLVEAVADLAIGLIITLARRVIEGDRLVRSGEAYKVWGEFLGTEVWGKTLGILGLGNIGAAVARRAKAFNMNVIYWSRTRKPWIEVALGLRYVDLNELFRQSDYLVLTVALSKETYHIVNEERLRLMKNTSYLVNVARGAVVDTNALVKALKEGWIAGAALDVYEEEPIPNTHELIKLNNVILTPHIASATVETRNKMAEVTALNVINVLLKNTKPVYQANMS; encoded by the coding sequence ATGGGTTACTGCGTGTATTTAACTAGGTCGACTTTCCCTAAACTACTCTATGACACCTTAAGAAATGCGGGTTTTGATCTCGAGGTCTGGGATAATAAGGGTCATGGGATGTGGGATAGGGCAGCGGCACCGCCGAGGGATGTGTTGAGGGATGCTGCCTCAAGGTGTGATGCATTGGTTGTTACTATTGGTGATAGGGTTGATGATTACGTGTTAAGTAACGCCAAGGTTAAGGTAATAGCCACGTATAGTGTTGGTTACGATCACATAGACCTTGATGCAGCCACAAGGAGAGGTATACCAGTTGGCTACACACCTGAAGTATTAGTTGAGGCTGTGGCTGACTTGGCTATAGGCTTAATAATAACCTTAGCCCGCAGGGTAATAGAGGGTGATAGGCTTGTTAGGAGTGGTGAGGCGTATAAGGTGTGGGGTGAATTCCTCGGTACAGAGGTTTGGGGAAAAACCCTTGGTATACTGGGTCTTGGTAACATAGGTGCTGCAGTGGCTAGGAGGGCTAAGGCATTCAACATGAATGTCATATATTGGTCAAGGACAAGGAAGCCTTGGATTGAGGTCGCCTTAGGCTTAAGGTATGTGGACCTTAATGAATTATTCAGACAAAGCGACTATCTCGTATTAACGGTAGCACTTAGTAAGGAAACGTACCATATTGTTAATGAGGAGAGATTAAGACTAATGAAAAACACATCATACCTAGTAAACGTAGCCAGGGGTGCTGTTGTTGACACTAACGCCCTTGTTAAGGCACTTAAAGAAGGCTGGATTGCAGGAGCAGCATTGGACGTATATGAGGAGGAGCCAATACCTAATACACATGAGTTAATTAAACTCAATAACGTTATACTAACTCCACATATTGCATCAGCCACCGTGGAGACTAGGAATAAGATGGCTGAAGTAACGGCACTTAACGTAATAAACGTACTATTGAAGAATACTAAACCAGTATATCAAGCAAATATGTCTTAA
- a CDS encoding MFS transporter: MSSELKVSEINVRALLGGTIGWMVDVFDLTLILFIASIIGGAFFPKTNPTAQLLYVFASYSLTLLARPLGGIVFGHVADRVGRRITMLITLIGLGVFSALTGALPTYAQVGLIATALFVTLRLIVGIFVGGEVSGSHLIAVESSSPRFRGLVSGVIESGYYWGYALAALTFALLRDYFGTSNFVAFGWRYAFLVGLVVALIGVILRLTVDDPEIYKRAKATGNIAKIPIAELFKASTRDALVALLLLAGIFWVAYATLGFLPTYLTSFMKLPLNEAFWGLAYASLIGGVLTIAGGVLSNYTGRRRAFLVLIVVGIVLAYPLTIALKLGYTSLIISAGVLTSVIGTGGVMLAYLAELFPTRFRGSAVGFLWNMASIGATGALLTSQYWLKTFGVVNGYVVLLIIGYVIGLIGVAITRDNTGIELDKVKESLRE; the protein is encoded by the coding sequence ATGAGTAGTGAGCTTAAGGTAAGTGAGATAAACGTTAGGGCGTTGTTAGGTGGTACAATAGGTTGGATGGTTGATGTATTTGATTTAACACTCATACTCTTCATAGCCTCAATAATTGGGGGAGCCTTCTTCCCTAAAACTAACCCCACTGCTCAATTACTCTACGTATTCGCCTCATACTCCTTAACCCTCCTAGCCAGACCACTGGGTGGTATTGTGTTCGGCCATGTTGCGGATAGGGTTGGTAGGAGGATTACAATGTTAATAACCCTAATCGGCCTCGGTGTATTCTCAGCATTAACGGGGGCATTACCGACGTATGCCCAAGTGGGCTTAATCGCAACTGCCTTATTCGTAACCCTTAGGCTAATTGTTGGAATATTCGTTGGTGGTGAGGTCTCAGGCTCACACTTAATAGCGGTGGAGAGTTCATCACCCCGGTTTAGGGGATTGGTTAGTGGTGTTATTGAAAGCGGCTACTACTGGGGTTACGCGTTAGCGGCATTAACATTCGCACTGCTTAGGGACTACTTTGGAACAAGTAATTTCGTGGCCTTCGGCTGGAGGTACGCCTTCCTAGTAGGTCTCGTGGTTGCTCTCATTGGGGTTATCCTTAGGTTGACTGTTGATGACCCTGAAATCTATAAGAGGGCTAAGGCAACAGGCAATATAGCGAAGATACCCATAGCTGAGTTATTTAAAGCCAGTACCAGGGATGCCTTAGTGGCCCTACTCCTATTAGCTGGAATCTTCTGGGTGGCGTACGCGACGCTGGGCTTCCTACCAACATACCTCACAAGTTTCATGAAGCTACCACTTAATGAAGCGTTCTGGGGGTTAGCGTATGCATCCTTAATAGGTGGTGTATTAACCATAGCCGGTGGTGTGTTAAGCAATTACACTGGGAGGAGGAGGGCCTTCCTAGTACTCATAGTGGTAGGCATAGTGTTAGCGTATCCATTAACCATTGCGCTTAAACTAGGCTACACCTCACTCATAATCTCAGCCGGTGTATTAACAAGCGTAATAGGTACTGGTGGTGTTATGCTGGCTTACTTGGCTGAATTATTCCCAACAAGATTCAGGGGAAGTGCCGTTGGCTTCCTATGGAATATGGCTAGTATTGGAGCCACTGGGGCCTTATTAACCTCCCAGTACTGGTTAAAGACCTTCGGTGTGGTAAATGGTTACGTAGTACTGCTGATAATTGGATACGTAATTGGGTTAATTGGCGTGGCAATAACTAGGGATAATACTGGAATCGAATTAGATAAGGTTAAGGAAAGCCTTAGGGAATGA
- a CDS encoding alpha/beta hydrolase family protein, with translation MLALLFHGKGSSPEKINWLTRPFRNMGFRVEAPKIDEVADGVLIGSRIIENEKDPVITGGHSMGGTVALLLAAKYPKKVKCVIAVAAPVDRVLQLKWLEKGEEGSVRRALYNDIVARLSMKDLEESSPIRYINSEYPPVIYIRGNADDIVPAEHLELLKRKASEYGFKVIELTIEGMGHTPRSQHVKVIEDFIKSNINQCLTS, from the coding sequence ATGCTTGCCCTACTATTCCACGGTAAGGGTTCAAGCCCAGAGAAGATAAACTGGTTAACTAGGCCCTTTAGGAACATGGGATTCAGGGTTGAGGCACCTAAAATAGATGAGGTTGCTGATGGAGTCTTAATTGGATCCAGGATTATTGAGAATGAGAAAGACCCAGTAATCACAGGTGGCCACTCCATGGGTGGTACCGTGGCTTTACTATTAGCCGCCAAGTACCCTAAGAAGGTTAAGTGTGTTATTGCTGTTGCGGCACCGGTTGATAGGGTTCTTCAATTAAAGTGGCTTGAGAAGGGGGAGGAGGGATCCGTGAGGAGGGCGTTGTATAATGATATAGTGGCTAGGTTAAGTATGAAGGATCTTGAGGAGTCTTCACCAATCAGGTACATTAATAGTGAATACCCGCCAGTAATATACATTAGGGGTAATGCTGATGATATAGTGCCTGCCGAGCACCTTGAGCTACTTAAGAGGAAGGCCAGTGAGTATGGGTTTAAGGTTATTGAATTAACAATAGAGGGTATGGGGCATACCCCCAGGTCTCAGCATGTTAAGGTGATTGAGGACTTCATTAAGAGTAACATTAATCAATGCCTAACTTCTTAA
- a CDS encoding (Fe-S)-binding protein: protein MVNVKVKYKGEDKDILETSPRYSEWVKEFSKGSGHLKARVEADEGTLGTIEMNKLTKVKPNLSDRKLYFINRIGELARSSRAFRNYMESCTHCGFCIDKCQMWLATRDPNNSPVGRADLIRNIYRRMRKLTFGLVDKLSDEEELKRLMDSVDLDKIWTYYYQCTECRRCAYFCPFGIDQAEITRSIRQIFVEMGMMPPFIAKTMECVYKTGNNMCITKDAALNVIDFTVSEISEQTGRKMEGVVDKDKADVLYIPSSTDFFTNIGTLKGAIAVMTELGLNWTMDSQALEVGNFGLFEDEYHLRRFGDNIVNAALRRKAKVVVFGECGHGWRAFKNYVVPRLAEHGINGISITQLTAWALKKGKLKISNKVDAVVTYHDPCNLARAGDLIEEPREILKSTVKEFREREHNRERTLCCGAGGGLLLDELMPLRVWAGWPSVYDAYRTGAQYMVAPCSIDKAQFPLVIEYHKVPLKFRGVSDFVYAALYGIDIDSV from the coding sequence ATGGTTAATGTTAAAGTTAAGTATAAGGGTGAGGACAAGGATATACTGGAGACTAGCCCACGCTACAGTGAGTGGGTTAAGGAGTTCAGTAAAGGTAGTGGTCACTTGAAGGCTAGGGTTGAGGCTGATGAAGGTACATTAGGTACAATAGAGATGAATAAATTAACTAAGGTTAAGCCTAATTTAAGTGATAGGAAACTCTACTTCATTAATAGGATAGGGGAATTAGCAAGGAGTAGTAGGGCTTTTAGAAACTACATGGAGTCATGCACCCACTGTGGCTTCTGTATAGATAAATGCCAAATGTGGCTGGCCACAAGGGACCCCAATAATAGCCCCGTTGGTAGGGCTGACTTAATTAGAAACATATACAGGAGGATGCGTAAATTAACCTTTGGCCTAGTGGATAAGTTGAGTGATGAGGAGGAATTAAAGCGGTTAATGGATAGTGTTGACTTGGATAAGATATGGACCTACTACTACCAGTGCACTGAATGCAGGAGATGCGCGTACTTCTGTCCCTTTGGCATTGATCAAGCTGAGATAACTAGGTCTATTAGGCAAATATTCGTTGAAATGGGTATGATGCCCCCCTTCATAGCTAAGACAATGGAGTGTGTTTATAAGACTGGCAATAACATGTGTATTACTAAGGATGCAGCACTTAATGTAATAGACTTCACTGTTAGTGAGATAAGTGAGCAGACTGGTAGGAAAATGGAGGGGGTGGTGGATAAGGATAAGGCTGATGTACTCTACATACCATCATCCACCGACTTCTTCACTAACATTGGTACGTTAAAGGGGGCTATAGCAGTAATGACTGAGCTTGGTCTTAATTGGACAATGGACTCCCAGGCCCTTGAGGTGGGTAACTTCGGGCTCTTTGAGGATGAATACCACTTAAGGAGGTTTGGGGATAATATTGTTAATGCGGCCTTGAGGAGGAAGGCTAAGGTAGTTGTATTCGGGGAATGTGGACATGGGTGGAGAGCCTTTAAGAACTACGTAGTCCCCAGGCTTGCTGAACATGGCATTAATGGAATCTCCATAACGCAGTTAACGGCATGGGCTCTTAAGAAGGGTAAATTGAAGATAAGCAATAAGGTTGATGCAGTGGTGACTTACCATGACCCATGTAACCTAGCCAGGGCAGGGGACTTAATTGAGGAACCCAGGGAGATACTTAAGTCAACTGTTAAGGAATTTAGGGAGAGGGAGCATAATAGGGAGAGAACCCTATGCTGTGGGGCTGGTGGCGGGTTACTGCTTGATGAATTAATGCCCCTAAGGGTTTGGGCAGGTTGGCCATCGGTGTACGATGCCTACCGCACTGGGGCACAGTACATGGTTGCGCCCTGTAGTATTGATAAGGCCCAGTTCCCTCTAGTGATAGAGTATCATAAGGTTCCCTTGAAGTTCAGGGGTGTGTCTGATTTCGTCTACGCCGCCCTATATGGTATTGACATAGATTCCGTTTAA
- a CDS encoding respiratory nitrate reductase subunit gamma translates to MYNAVTYSLYFILPYVSLIVLVCGVSYRIALWINAGKGPLGLYLGLYRLVIRPRQESFLGSVKHILARMFTYYTILGTSYRRDYSTWLGVLLFHWGIFLLIAFHLHLWLPELMVPEELMFILGTTVGALTLAAGVFLLVRRIRVQRIYRVFINYLDDYVAISWVIAIVVLGLALRLTAPSSLFNEATKWALGLVSFKYIPPPSNLLFYAHVLAVELFMMYIPFAKMIHPFSMPVNPALYGKFEDVNEVEERVTGIWGGSHG, encoded by the coding sequence ATGTACAATGCGGTAACGTACTCCTTATACTTCATACTACCATACGTATCATTAATAGTACTAGTATGCGGTGTATCGTATAGGATTGCCCTATGGATTAATGCCGGTAAGGGTCCACTTGGGCTTTACCTAGGTTTATACAGGCTTGTGATTAGGCCAAGGCAGGAAAGCTTCCTTGGTTCGGTTAAACATATTTTAGCCAGAATGTTCACATACTACACGATACTAGGCACTAGCTACCGTAGGGATTACTCAACCTGGCTTGGCGTACTTCTATTTCACTGGGGAATATTCCTACTAATCGCCTTCCACCTACACCTATGGTTACCTGAATTAATGGTCCCTGAAGAATTAATGTTCATCCTAGGAACCACCGTGGGTGCATTAACGCTTGCAGCAGGCGTATTCCTACTTGTGAGGAGGATTAGGGTTCAGAGGATTTATAGGGTCTTCATTAATTACCTTGATGATTACGTGGCGATCTCATGGGTCATAGCAATAGTGGTGCTTGGGTTAGCTCTTAGATTAACCGCACCCTCCTCATTATTTAATGAAGCCACTAAGTGGGCTCTTGGCTTAGTATCATTCAAATACATCCCCCCACCCAGTAACCTACTCTTCTACGCGCATGTGCTTGCAGTGGAACTATTCATGATGTATATCCCCTTCGCTAAGATGATTCACCCATTCTCAATGCCCGTTAACCCAGCCCTTTATGGTAAGTTTGAAGACGTTAATGAAGTTGAGGAGAGGGTTACGGGAATCTGGGGTGGTAGTCATGGTTAA
- a CDS encoding hydrogensulfite reductase codes for MASEELPIDPSLWPEPPPKEKVEEYLAELEKGPWPSHVTELKKTKYPVYIYGMGLVAGVTPWATSAAKAPGIYSGVLSRMSHPWTRINPPIFEDHARVLIPSAQVFTTTLLRFLIEASRRYGWGLMQFIGGTGDVVLNVVREKLIELDVFLRRIGLDIGGSGDVMRNTVSCPGPLLCPYAIYDTLKARDFTYSCLIDWATYPQFPYKIKFKYSGCPIDCLKAQARADYVVIGTWRGAPDIDNERLKQWIEEGGDVEELVKSCPTGAISWDGSRLNIDGSKCVKCMECIRRTYPAIKPGREKGLTVLVGGTIKSRTGPKLAKVLIPFIPLPSPDKLEEALMTMFQVIRDRIVPKWDEEGWRRERIGDTLIRVTWHRFLSDFAKFDPDLAAKITKAKPTEPYYTYGITFFNMSEEQKKKYLEDLEKAMESWQ; via the coding sequence ATGGCCTCTGAAGAACTGCCGATAGATCCATCATTATGGCCTGAACCACCACCTAAGGAGAAGGTTGAGGAATACTTAGCCGAATTAGAGAAGGGGCCATGGCCAAGCCACGTCACTGAACTCAAGAAGACGAAGTACCCAGTCTACATATACGGCATGGGGCTTGTGGCCGGTGTAACCCCATGGGCCACAAGTGCAGCTAAGGCCCCTGGAATATACTCAGGTGTACTCTCTAGGATGAGCCACCCATGGACTAGGATAAATCCACCTATTTTCGAGGATCACGCACGTGTCCTAATCCCATCAGCCCAAGTCTTCACAACAACATTACTTAGATTCCTAATTGAGGCATCCAGAAGATACGGCTGGGGTTTAATGCAGTTCATAGGAGGGACAGGTGATGTAGTGCTAAACGTAGTTAGGGAGAAGTTAATTGAATTAGATGTATTCCTAAGGAGAATAGGCTTAGACATAGGTGGTTCAGGTGATGTAATGAGGAACACAGTATCATGCCCAGGACCATTACTATGCCCCTACGCAATATACGACACGTTGAAGGCCAGAGACTTCACTTATAGTTGTCTAATAGACTGGGCAACCTACCCTCAATTCCCGTATAAGATAAAGTTCAAGTACTCAGGCTGCCCAATAGACTGCCTTAAGGCTCAAGCCAGGGCAGACTACGTGGTGATTGGTACATGGAGAGGCGCACCCGATATTGATAATGAGAGACTGAAGCAGTGGATTGAGGAAGGTGGAGATGTTGAGGAATTGGTTAAATCATGCCCCACTGGCGCCATTAGTTGGGATGGATCGAGATTAAACATTGATGGATCAAAGTGCGTTAAATGCATGGAATGCATTAGGAGGACTTACCCAGCCATTAAGCCCGGCAGGGAGAAGGGGTTAACTGTACTGGTGGGTGGTACCATTAAGAGTAGGACTGGGCCTAAGTTAGCCAAGGTACTGATACCATTCATACCCCTGCCTAGCCCCGATAAACTAGAGGAGGCTTTAATGACCATGTTCCAAGTAATTAGGGATAGGATTGTACCTAAGTGGGATGAGGAGGGTTGGAGGAGGGAGAGGATTGGGGATACATTGATAAGGGTGACTTGGCACCGCTTCCTAAGTGACTTCGCTAAGTTTGACCCAGACTTAGCCGCTAAGATAACTAAGGCTAAGCCAACTGAACCATACTACACCTACGGCATAACGTTCTTCAACATGAGTGAGGAACAGAAGAAAAAGTACCTTGAGGATTTGGAGAAGGCAATGGAGTCATGGCAGTGA
- the dsrB gene encoding dissimilatory-type sulfite reductase subunit beta: MPANTSSMGDTADQRTRIRIVVHKLAFRSGDLTPVNHPEKLAPIPYTNYVPETLLRNMGKWVKTELITPAIVKHVSETGEEVYSVKVIGPPNSRFSADTLEKLCDLADMYGIGVIRPTPQGNVEILTDEEERARKLEEELRKNGFLVGGWGNHLWNIQPCTAYLTCTTAVIDAPSIAKALGDALVEYVYEKETPAHLSIKVSGCPNACGGAIDVADVAVVGYPAQTPMVDDKWFSSIGSPLDVTAACPVGAITPKRDPSTGKAYGIVIRPELCIACGRCRDTVDAIVYDPKKTGVMVLVGGKASNTGPNGQLMSRIVVPYIPSEPPRWPTLVKVVKRIVDTWVVNANKGERIGDWISRIGWDKFFELTGLPDVRKYLRFSEKPGPLYQPLYRRRLTETYAYLFREYASKI; the protein is encoded by the coding sequence ATGCCTGCAAACACCTCAAGCATGGGTGATACTGCGGATCAGAGGACCAGGATAAGGATTGTGGTTCATAAGTTAGCCTTCAGGAGCGGTGACTTAACACCAGTTAATCACCCTGAGAAGCTTGCCCCAATACCATACACTAATTATGTCCCCGAGACACTGCTTAGGAACATGGGTAAGTGGGTTAAGACTGAGTTAATAACCCCAGCCATAGTTAAGCATGTTTCAGAAACGGGTGAGGAGGTTTACTCAGTTAAGGTTATTGGACCCCCAAACTCAAGGTTTAGTGCAGATACCCTTGAAAAGCTTTGCGACTTAGCCGACATGTACGGTATTGGTGTAATTAGACCTACGCCACAGGGTAATGTTGAGATACTTACTGATGAGGAGGAGAGGGCTAGGAAGCTTGAGGAGGAGCTTAGGAAGAATGGCTTCCTAGTAGGTGGATGGGGGAATCACCTGTGGAATATTCAACCATGCACAGCCTACTTAACCTGTACCACGGCTGTTATTGATGCACCAAGCATAGCTAAGGCACTTGGAGACGCATTAGTGGAGTATGTTTATGAGAAGGAGACTCCAGCCCACTTATCAATAAAGGTTTCAGGCTGTCCAAACGCCTGCGGTGGCGCTATTGATGTTGCCGATGTCGCAGTGGTGGGTTACCCTGCTCAAACACCCATGGTTGATGATAAGTGGTTCTCAAGCATTGGATCACCATTAGATGTAACTGCAGCGTGCCCGGTTGGTGCAATAACCCCTAAGAGGGATCCATCAACAGGTAAGGCATATGGCATAGTAATTAGGCCTGAATTATGTATAGCCTGTGGTAGATGCCGTGATACTGTGGATGCCATTGTTTACGATCCCAAGAAGACTGGGGTAATGGTGCTTGTGGGTGGTAAGGCATCTAATACTGGGCCTAATGGTCAATTAATGAGTAGGATAGTGGTCCCGTACATACCGAGTGAACCACCGAGGTGGCCGACCTTAGTTAAGGTTGTTAAGAGGATTGTGGATACTTGGGTTGTTAATGCCAATAAGGGTGAGCGTATTGGGGACTGGATAAGCAGGATTGGTTGGGATAAGTTCTTTGAGTTAACCGGGCTTCCTGACGTTAGGAAGTACTTAAGGTTCTCGGAGAAGCCTGGACCATTGTATCAACCCCTCTACAGGAGGAGGTTAACAGAGACCTACGCCTACCTATTCAGGGAGTACGCCAGTAAAATCTAA